In one Arachis duranensis cultivar V14167 chromosome 9, aradu.V14167.gnm2.J7QH, whole genome shotgun sequence genomic region, the following are encoded:
- the LOC107464597 gene encoding uncharacterized protein LOC107464597 gives MPEASGNTPNLIDFMAALGNMAAAMQATAEAMGNQINNGNNGNNDENGPMSLHSFLNVHPPTFRGTSNPTNGDNWIQAIERALQAQQVPDEKWIEFGTYQLHGEAQHWWQGMRRILQPDGIVISWELFRDEFYKKYFPTSVRNARELELLQLKQGQMTITEYTSKFEELCHFSHICQGAPEDFTEWKCIKYEGGLRSDIQSFVVLIQIRVFSELVNRSRVAEDCVRRAAAEKRSLRMPFQRTTGRNFAPRGRQFKCGGFVPQNNQGFGTRVCYFCGQPGHLASSCPEKKGYETGRVQQPGRVYTTSSIGAEGSKALIRGKCEMAGKTLNALFDSGASHTFIAFEKADELGLKIVVLGYDLKVYNATHEAMVTRLGCPKFFFEYKGVISCIS, from the exons AAACAATGGTAACAATGACGAGAACGGTCCAATGTCACTGCATTCCTTCTTGAACGTTCACCCTCCAACTTTCAGAGGGACCTCGAATCCAACCAATGGTGATAATTGGATACAGGCCATTGAGCGAGCATTACAGGCTCAACAGGTTCCGGATGAGAAGTGGATTGAGTTTGGGACCTACCAGTTGCATGGTGAAGCTCAGCACTGGTGGCAGGGCATGAGGCGCATTCTGCAACCTGATGGGATTGTGATATCTTGGGAGTTGTTCCGAGAtgaattctataaaaaatatttcccCACTTCAGTTAGAAATGCCAGAGAACTTGAACTACTTCAGCTTAAACAGGGACAGATGACTATCACTGAATATACCAGTAAATTTGAGGAATTGTGCCACTTCTCACACATCTGTCAGGGAGCTCCTGAGGACTTTACTGAGTGGAAATGTATAAAGTATGAAGGAGGCCTTAGGagtgacattcagagctttgtGGTGCTTATACAGATTCGGGTGTTTTCTGAGCTGGTGAATAGGAGCAGGGTGGCGGAAGATTGTGTCAGAAGAGCTGCAGCAGAAAAAAGGAGTCTGAGGATGCCATTCCAGAGGACCACAGGGAGGAACTTTGCACCCAGAGGCAGACAGTTCAAGTGTGGTGGCTTTGTCCCTCAGAACAATCAAGG GTTTGGGACTAGAGTCTGTTACTTCTGTGGGCAGCCGGGACACTTGGCTAGTAGTTGCCCCGAGAAGAAGGGGTATGAGACAGGCAGGGTGCAGCAACCAGGAAGGGTATACACTACTTCTTCTATAGGCGCTGAGGGGTCAAAGGCATTGATCCGAGGTAAATGTGAGATGGCGGGTAAAACTTTGAATGCTTTGTTTGATTCTGGAGCTTCACATACTTTTATTGCATTTGAGAAGGCTGATGAGTTAGGACTGAAAATAGTAGTACTGGGGTATGATTTAAAGGTatacaatgctacccatgagGCTATGGTGACTAGGTTAGGGTGCCCCAAGTTCTTTTTCGAGTACAAGGGCGTGATTTCGTGCATAAGTTAA
- the LOC107464688 gene encoding uncharacterized protein LOC107464688 — MSKNPREIKLLCPSLSKVANIIAWDENKIDLGAIAKAFGIEPSTLKLNGHFISRGVDLISCSVTWKSLISFFSSKGLSTGNNLGDALLVTGKFCKLANKREHEPQDFENGNGKVIESENSCSGKRTRLEAFNLQWNKKLKDGNSGETLDDLCCKRKQPLEGFNLFKKLKSDNKKSGLPADTQDKGDNLSGGISRSPFTCSQTSKNLKRIRDDDDAIVAAQCKRTR; from the exons ATGTCGAAGAACCCCAGAGAGATAAAGCTTCTATGCCCTTCATTGTCAAAGGTAGCAAACATAATTGCTTGGGACGAAAACAAGATTGATCTTGGGGCCATAGCAAAAGCCTTTGGGATAGAGCCGTCAACGTTGAAGCTCAACGGTCACTTCATAAGCAGAGGAGTGGACCTTATTTCTTGCTCTGTTACTTGGAAGTCTCTCatatctttcttctcttctaaaGGACTCTCCACTGGGAACAACCTCGGTGATGCTCTTCTTGTCACCGGCAAGTTCTGTAAACTTGCCAACAAGC GAGAACATGAACCTCAAGATTTTGAAAATGGGAATGGTAAAGTGATTGAAAGTGAGAATTCTTGTAGTGGAAAAAGGACTCGATTGGAAGCTTTCAACTTGCAATGGAATAAGAAGTTGAAAGATGGCAACTCAG GTGAGACTTTGGATGACCTATGCTGCAAGAGAAAGCAACCGTTGGAAGGtttcaatttatttaagaaaTTGAAGAGCGATAACAAGAAGTCAG GACTTCCCGCAGATACTCAAGATAAAGGAGATAACCTCTCCGGCGGCATTTCTCGCAGCCCATTCACATGCAGTCAGACGAGCAAGAATCTGAAGCGGATtagagatgatgatgatgcaatTGTAGCAGCTCAGTGCAAGAGGACGAGATAA